In the Molothrus ater isolate BHLD 08-10-18 breed brown headed cowbird chromosome 26, BPBGC_Mater_1.1, whole genome shotgun sequence genome, one interval contains:
- the CHAF1A gene encoding chromatin assembly factor 1 subunit A yields the protein MECRDKAAVPPRKLVQARLPFKRLNPVPKENLDVSSEVKKVKSSPSAFAASKDPSLDASGASLDNVENDCQLGSDGNLTPKLVNGKGPLDHFIQKTPGGDTSDPGGVPDPSRGSARGLGDGAERGAVDSTAAVSNGTIGKELGCLSPSQSSPAGDSVGTEGPCAAAAGPGQAAGAGSPPRCSPTACQDGAGRKGAQGELKDVLFEGKVPVVLLEDIMTLKCPQVASLDASESEALESSHEGDSGLTNSSLSSGGSPELLAQSKGSSSSPLAASTPARKVPQKFHRSSAEKEKLRLQRDQERADKLQKLQAEREEKGRLKEEAKAAKERAKEEAKKRKEEEKELKERERREKKEKEEKEKAEKLRVKEEKRKERQEALEAKLEEKRKKEEEKRLKEEEKRINAQKAEITRFFQKPKTPQAPKTLAGSCGKFAPFEIKENMVLAPLSRVALDPEDLEQLDKLLHAQNGEDSFLKDLKCRKPRKTGPTLVSDSSDSVNSDVVVVDSCQADAVPEREKFGRMKLLQFSENHRPAYWGTWNKRTSLIRARNPWSKDTKLLDYEVDSDEEWEEEEPGESLSHSEEDDEEEGEDEDEDDGFFVPHGYLSEDEGVTEECDPENQKVRQKLKAKEWDELIAKGKRFHVLQPVKIGCVWDRAAKDNGTNPDLKVLQQFTACVLDPPVPEEEQQTQKCSKKRAKDQQILAQLLPLLHGNVHGSRVIIQEFQECCRQGRFSHGSRSPPEPAGGEDSGVPSKARLKRIISESSVYEKRPEFRMCWYVHAEVLRSFGQEQLPVPCQWSYVTQVPCTGKEEGASVPGVAVPQLTPLAAKRKAVGSMSITKFMKRPRGAEQAAEMDGFQADTEEDEEDDDCMIVDVQPGKGSTASESSGTRAAHQDSSMVSPSNTI from the exons ATGGAGTGCAGAGACAAAGCTGCTGTTCCTCCACGGAAGCTCGTCCAAG CTCGGCTGCCCTTCAAGCGCCTCAATCCTGTGCCAAAGGAGAATCTCGATGTCAGTTCAGAAGTCAAAAAAGTCAAGAGCTCCCCGAGTGCTTTTGCTGCCAGCAAGGATCCCTCCCTGGATGCCTCAGGTGCCTCCCTGGACAATGTGGAGAACGACTGCCAGCTGGGCTCCGACGGGAATTTGACTCCAAAACTCGTGAACGGGAAGGGTCCTTTGGACCATTTTATCCAGAAAACCCCAGGAGGTGACACGAGTGACCCCGGGGGTGTTCCTGACCCCTCCAGGGGCTCTGCCCGCGGACTCGGGGACGGCGCAGAGCGCGGGGCTGTGGATTCTACAGCTGCTGTGAGCAATGGCACCATAGGaaaggagctgggctgcctgAGCCCCTcgcagagcagcccagcaggtgACTCCGTGGGGACTGAGGggccctgtgcagctgcagctgggccggggcaggctgcaggagccGGGAGCCCCCCACGCTGCAGCCCCACGGCCTGCCAGGATGGGGCGGGCAGGAAGGGCGCTCAGGGAGAACTGAAGGATGTGCTCTTTGAGGGGAAGGTGCccgtggtgctgctggaggacaTCATGACCCTGAAATGCCCCCAGGTGGCCTCTCTGGACGCGTCGGAGAGCGAGGCCCTGGAGTCGTCCCACGAGGGGGACTCGGGACTGACCAACTCCTCACTGAGCTCTGGGGGCTCCCCcgagctcctggcacagagcaagggcagcagcagcagccctctgGCTGCCTCCACACCTGCCAGGAAG GTACCTCAGAAATTCCACAGAAGTtcagcagagaaggagaagctgagaTTGCAAAGA GACCAGGAGCGTGCGGACAAGCTCCagaagctgcaggcagagagggaggagaaggggaggctGAAGGAAGAGGCAAAAGCTGCGAAGGAACGAGCCAAGGAGGAGgcaaagaagaggaaagaggaagagaaagagttgaaagagagagaaaggagggaaaagaaagaaaaggaagagaaggagaaagctGAGAAGCTGCGAGTGAAGGAGGAGAAGCgcaaggagaggcaggaggctctgga GGCAAAACttgaggagaagagaaagaaagaagaggagaaacggttaaaggaggaagaaaag CGCATCAatgcacagaaagcagagatcACCAGGTTCTTCCAGAAACCAAAGACTCCACAAGCCCCCAAG ACCCTTGCTGGCTCCTGTGGGAAGTTTGCTCCTTTTGAAATTAAGGAGAACATGGTCTTAGCCCCCCTCAGCCGTGTTGCCCTGGATCCAGAggacctggagcagctggataAGCTCCTGCACGCCCAGAATGGTGAAGATTCTTTCTTGAAGGATCTAAAATGTCGTAAACCACGAAAAACTGGGCCCACTTTGgtcagtgacagcagtgacagtgtcAACAG TGACGTGGTGGTGGTGGACAGCTGCCAGGCAGATGCTGTTCCTGAGAGGGAGAAGTTTGGCAGGATGAAGCTCCTGCAGTTCAGTGAGAATCACCGCCCTGCCTACTGGGGCACCTGGAACAAGAGAACCTCCCTGATCCGTGCCAGGAATCCATGGTCCAAGGACACT AAATTGCTGGACTATGAAGTAGACAGTGATGAAgagtgggaagaggaggagccaGGGGAAAGTCTCTCCCATAGTGAAGAG GATGAcgaagaggagggagaggatgaagatgaggacGATGGGTTTTTTGTACCCCATGGGTACCTATCTGAAGATGAAGGTGTGACAGAG gagtgTGACCCAGAGAACCAGAAGGTTCGTCAGAAACTGAAAGCAAAGGAGTGGGATGAGCTGATAGCCAAGGGGAAGAGGTTCCATGTCCTACAGCCTGTGAAGATTGGCTGTGTCTGGGACAGGGCAGCAAAGGACAACGGCACCAACCCCGACCTGAAGGTGCTCCAGCAGTTCACAGCCTGTGTCCTGGATCCAcctgtgccagaggaggagcagcagacacagaaatgtagcaaaaaaagagcaaaagatCAGCAAA tcctggcccagctgctgccgctgctgcaCGGGAACGTGCACGGGAGCAGGGTGATCATCCAGGAGTTCCAGGAGTGCTGCCGCCAGGGACGCTTCAGCCACGGCTCCAGGAGCCCCCCAGAGCCCGCGGGCGGCGAGGACAGCGGGGTGCCCTCCAAGGCCAGGCTCAAGAGGATCATCTCAGAGAGCTCAGTGTACGAGAAGAGGCCCGAGTTCAGGATGTGCTGGTACGTGCACGCCGAGGTGCTGCGCAGCTTcggccaggagcagctgcccgTGCCCTGCCAGTGGAGCTACGTCACCCAGGTGCCCTGCACGGGCAAGGAGGAGGGGGCCAGCGTGCCAGGAGTGGCCGTGCCCCAGCTCACCCCCCTGGCAGCCAAGAGGAAGGCTGTGGGAAGCATGTCCATCACCAAGTTCATGAAGAGGCCTCGGGGTGCTGAGCAG GCTGCAGAGATGGACGGATTTCAGGCAGACactgaggaagatgaggaagatgaTGACTGCATGATTGTGGATGTACAGCCAGGAAAAG GTTCCACAGCTTCAGAATCCAGTGGCACGAGAGCTGCTCACCAGGACAGCAGCATGGTCAGCCCATCTAATACAATTTGA
- the UBXN6 gene encoding UBX domain-containing protein 6 encodes MRKFFQEIKADLKFKTAGPGQKLSEPSRAPREKPKAEVAPKPRQAPTDEAQRAAAAALARLEVKPKGGKAPSASQEAIRNQVRKELMAEAAASEKRLSMEEKEREEEGAAAPSVSGVYFICPLTGTVVRKDQKEKQLREAIQAYFSVDPVAASIMEIHTFNKDREKVRLCVETMAKYLDNIYLHPEEEKYRKIKLQNKVFQISCLEGTHKFFQAVGFETKTLPVPGQETTEEFYVLREEVLSRLEDLKEHKEQLLSSEPVRAQLHRQLAVFQPSPAAAHFELPHDFFSLTAEELRREQRLRTEAVEKASMLRTRAMREKDEQREMRKYNYTLLRVRFPDGYILQGTFYARESVSVLYNFVREALRDDWLPFELLGPGGLKLTDENLAFNECGLVPSALLSLAWDAAVMADVEAAAAEEQRSPLRPELLARAQPLS; translated from the exons ATGCGCAAGTTCTTCCAGGAGATCAAGGCCGACCTGAAGTTCAAGACGGCGGGGCCCGGGCAGAAGCTCTCGGAGCCATCCCG GGCCCCCAGGGAGAAGCCGAAAGCCGAGGTGGCCCCGAAGCCCCGGCAGGCCCCGACGGATGAGGCGCAGagagcggcggccgcggcgctgGCCCGGCTGGAGGTGAAGCCCAAGGGAGGAAAGGCTCCGTCCGCATCCCAGGAGGCCATCAGGAACCAGG TGAGGAAAGAGCTAATGGCCGAGGCAGCTGCCAGCGAGAAGCGGCTCTCCATGGAGGAAAAG GAGCgagaggaggaaggggcagctgctccctctgtcTCAGGGGTTTATTTCATCTGCCCCTTGACTGGTACTGTTGTGAGGAAAGaccagaaggaaaagcagctccgAGAAGCCATCCAGGCA tATTTCTCCGTGGACCCGGTGGCTGCTTCCATCATGGAGATCCACACCTTCAACAAGGACCGGGAGAAGGTCCGGCTGTGCGTGGAGACCATGGCCAA GTACCTGGATAACATCTATCTCCATCCAGAAGAGGAGAAATACCGGAAAATCAAACTGCAGAACAAGGTGTTCCAG atAAGCTGcttggaagggacacacaaaTTTTTCCAGGCTGTGGGGTTTGAGACAAAAACACTTCCTGTTCCAGGACAAG AGACCACGGAGGAGTTCTACGTGCTGAGGGAGGAGGTGCTGAGCAGGCTGGAAGATCTGAAGgagcacaaggagcagctgctgagctcgGAGCCCGTGCGGGCGCAGCTGCACCGGCAGCTCGCCGTGTTCCAGCCCTCGCCCGCGGCCGCGCACTTCGAGCTGCCCCACGACTTCTTCAGCCTCACTGCGGAGGAGCTGCgcagggagcagaggctccg GACAGAGGCGGTGGAGAAGGCGTCGATGCTGAGGACCAGGGCCATGCGCGAGAAGGACGAGCAGAGGGAGATGAGGAAGTACAACTACACGCTGCTGAGGGTGCGCTTCCCCGATGGATACATCCTCCAGG GGACTTTTTATGCCCGAGAATCAGTGTCTGTGCTCTACAACTTTGTGAGAGAAGCACTCAGAGATGACTGGCTGCCCTTTGAGCTCCTGGGACCTGGAGGTCTCAAACTGACTGATGAGAACTTGGCCTTCAATGAATGTGGGTTG gtgccctcggccctgctgagcctggcctgggacGCCGCGGTCATGGCGGACgtggaggcggcggcggcggaggagcAGCGCAGCCCCCTCAGGCCcgagctgctggccagggcccagcccctgtcctga